The Symphalangus syndactylus isolate Jambi chromosome 1, NHGRI_mSymSyn1-v2.1_pri, whole genome shotgun sequence DNA segment ACTGCTGTGTTTCAACTCTACGATTGCCAGTCACCAGACTGTGGTTTGCCCCTGCTGGTGTCTTCACTCTGACTGAAGAGTAGAAGAATTAGTGGAAGAAGTTGTCATTGTAAAACCATTGCTCTCCAAATTCCACAGAATAAATTACATTCTACTCATGTGGGATATTTGGTACACCTGTGACCAAGACATGGCGCTTACGTATTCTAGTTAActtttacatttgaaataaattcAGTATTTAGGATGTACTATTTGTTGTTATCAGTAACATTTTCTGACATAATAATGGGAACATAATTTCACATCTCTCTTGCACCATATTTCATGAAGCATAAGGATGAAGCTACAACTTAACTTATTTCATCAAGTCTGCACCCTcaggccaaataaataaataaaaaatcacctTCTGGTTTGATGCAAACAATATATAGCTAAAGAAAtgtaatttatacattttatattatacatttaaataattaaaattatctgCAAAGATGTGAATATAAAGCAAGATTAGTGTCATCTGAGagaaaagcattctttttttatttaacttttattttaagttcaagggtaagTGTGCAGGTTTTTTCAATAGGTAAACTTGCGTCATAGAGGTTTGTGGTATGgaatatttcatcacccaggtactaagcctagtacccattaattaTTATCCtgatcctccccctcctcccaacctctatCCTTTCGTAGGTATCAATGTGTGTTGCTCTCCTCTATGTGTCCTTGTACTCTCAACATTTAGCTcacacttctaagtgagaacatgaggtatttggttttctgttcctgcattagtttgctaaagataacgGTCTCTATCTCCGTCTATCTTCTCGCGAAGGACAAGATCTCGTTTTTTtccttatggctgcatagtattccatgatgcctatgtacattttctttatccagtttatcactgaTGGGCTTTTAGGTTGATTAcctgtgtttgctattgtgaatagtgctgcaatgaacatacatgtgcatttgcctttatagtagaacaatttatattcatttgggcatatacccaggcATGGAATTGCTGGATATTTCTGTTCtgaggtctttgaggaatcaccacactgtcttccacaatggttgaaccaagaTACATGAGGCCAAGAATCAtaagaaaaagctcaacatcactgatgattaacaaaatggaaatcaaaactataatgagataccttctcacacaagtcagaatggctattatcaaaaagccaaaaaaaattagatgctggcaaggttgtgaagaaaaagaaatgtttatctgCTATTGATGAAAGTGTAAAAAAGCATTCTTCTTTGTccaatattgaattttatttaccTCAAGAGAAACTATAAGTGAAATGAACTCATTTCCACATAGATACACATAAATCATGGGCAGCATGGTTGAAAGATGTCAAACCTCTAGAGACTTTTAATATCTAAGGTACACAAATTCTTTTGGGATTACTCCAAAGTTGAAAGTAATTTATTTTggcaataaaaacatttatttgccatttttggGGAACTCTTGATATGCCAAATTAGTTTCTTGTtattaataaatttcaaaatgtgttttgAAAGCATTTTATCACTTGCAGCATATTGGCAGGTAAATTTGAACCATCTTTGTTACCTCTTTTTTTCAAAGGCGAAATGcgtttctgtttattcttttgagagtTAGTTTAATGTTACATAAAGAATGACAAGTCAAAGTCAGTGGTCAAGCCATGTTTCTGGTTTGAGTTTCCAAATTTCAAGTGAATTTGTggatgaccttggacaagtcattgtCACCCATCCAGTTACTTTTAAGGTTGTAAACTCTGATCCCTATGTATTTTCTGCCTACTAATTTTCATGAGTGTCGATTTTTTGGCAGAGCTTAAAGCAATTTTCCCATCTGAACTTCAAGATATTTCtgtaaagtacttttaaaaatagatagtATTGTCACACTTATTTCTACATCTATGAGCTTAATCATACTTAAGCGTTTCCAACATCTAAGCATGAAGCCAAGttatctttctctatttttcttctgtatttttttcttcctgtctctgtctgtttctgtctctctctctctctctctctctctcacacacacacacacagacacacacacacacacacatatacactctttcttcttttccaatctaCATTTTCTTGAGATATGCATATGAAGTCAAAATTCCCTAGTGTCAAACTCATCTAATAGACTTTCTCAATAACAGGtgagaagaaattaataaattctgGGTACTTTGACACTGGAAAAAACTTTGCCCAAACACAATTCTGTTGATGATTTTCCAGACTAAATTGAGGAAGGATATGCTTTAGAGTTTAAATAATCTAGGTTTGCATCCATGTTCTTTGGCTTGATAGTATCTAAACTTGCCAATACTGcaagttctcacttgtaagtgggagctaaacaacaagaatacatggacacatagcGGGGAACAACAGTAACCATAGCCTACTTGAGAATGaggagtgaggggagggagaggagcaaaaAAGTACCTAAAATACCTATTAGGTGCTatgtttattacctgggtgacgaaataatctgtacatcaagaCACTTTgtctatataacaaatctgcatatgtacccctaaccctaaaattaaaaaaggaaagacttaaaatcattcttctcttttttttcttgagatggagtcttgctctgttgcccaggctggagtgcagtggcactatgtcGACTCACTACaatctccctcccaggttcaagcgattctcttgcctcagcctcccgagtgtctgggattacaggcaccggacatcatgcccaggtaatttttgtattattgtagagacagggtttttgtaTTATTGTAGAGACATGTTGgcggggctggtcttgaactcctgacctcaggtgatctacccgccttggcctcccaaagtgctgggattacaggtgtgagccaccaagcctggcacaTCATATTTATTTCACATAGGAATACTTTTATTCTTCAAGGTAAGGATAATATTAGAATCCTAAAGAAGTAGTAAGATAATACTAGTAAACTGTTCAGAGGTAAAACTGCACAAATAATGACAACTTTTTGTGTGCTTCACATGCAACTGCCTTTGGGAAGAGAGTTATCCCTATATTATTCTAAGATCATCTCAACCAAAATGTAAGATATTAGTTTCCCTATTCTGCAGATGAGTACGCTGAGGCTCTGAAGTACATTGCTTGTCCAAGGTAGCACAGTGAAAATGGTATACCAAAGGTATAATCCCAGACCTGACTGACTTCAGTAATTACTTCTGCTTGTACTCATTTTACCAATGATTTATTCTTTGAGGCATCTGACATCTGAACACAACCATGAGATGCATAGGAGGTGCATTCCTATGATGATCTATCCTGACAGACAGCACTTTTTAGAACAATTGTCCAACCAGAAAGAAAGGGACTCACTGAAATTTTATATGATGCAAACCAATATTTTGCTGAAATGCTTAATTGTCAATGTgtaaataaaagaagacagaacCCATGTGAAAGTGAGAGATAAGATTATATTATTGATCAAGAATTTtgatctattttatttaaaaaatcttcttctCATCCACACTCCTTAACTGCTCCTACACCTGAGCTGTGTCTAGAATtttacttatcatttttttcataattacctGAATCGTCCTTTAGGGAGATGATCCCAGTGTTCCTAATGTTTAAGACATTATTATAAATAGTGAGAAGTTATCATTTGCTGCTCTCTATGCTGAAGGTAGGTCTGCAAGTTTTTTACTCATTACAATAGAGATAGATGCAGTCAAATCTTTTAATTTCACTCTCTGTCTTGAAGAGGCAACTAATACCTTATTCACAGACTTATTTGTTATCAGAGTGTCTTCTTGTATGAAATTATATTATTGGGaactttttatatttctatccCTGTTGTTCAAAACTTTGCAAGAATGAGCTTATTATAATGAAGATTTGCAAAAttcttcatttctcattttttgtcttctcattctcctttACAGACAAAAACTATTAACTTtcataatattgttaaaatatatgtatgaatgGAGTTGGGGATATAGGGTCAGTTGGCATGATTGGTTCAGTAATTTATACCTTCACTGgttttctttatgaaaaattCCTGAAATGTTAATAGAAATGAATTTGgggttttatttgtcaattacaaATTCAATCTTCTTGATTATTTTGATAGATGATACACATTTAGgtattaaattaattttctccTGGAAATCATTATCATCTGATCCTGGGATGATAAACTTGGACAAGTAGAGAGTTGCAGTGATTTACTATCTCAGTGGTTTAGGCTGCTCTGGGGTAACCAAAGCTCTTAAAAGTCCATTAAAGATGAACTATGAAAGAGATAACTTTTTGTGGAGGATGAGCAAACTGgagtttaaatgaaaagaaatataatggTAGAAGAGGTTGTCAAagatgcagcaatagaaaattgtTAAAGACACAACACTAAAGTGATCTTGTTTGCATCACAATTCTGCTAATTAGCAGACCTCGGACCCAGGGAGACTGTCTTAATCTCTCAGTGTTTagcttcctcatttttaaaatgggcatgcAAATAAAACCTGTTTTATAGGACATTTGCACGGAAGAGTTTTCATGAACATTCAATAACAGCTATTCTTATAAATATTACGAAGCTGGGACTGTTGCctctagaaaaatatttcttagagaGTTTTAATTATACTGGATTATTGTATTATGTTTAGTGGATCTAGAGATCAGGGCATGTAGAAATCGTACGTATAActatttctgaatttctgttaAATGTAACTACTAAGCAAGACAGTTTAAGGAGTTTCAAggtaaacaaaacaaactaatattaggttggcgcaaaagtaattgcatttttgccattgaaagtaacgGCAAAACCCACAATAacttttgcagcaacctaaaTGCTAAAGCACTAAAGATTTTGTGTAAAATAAGAGAAGTACATCACACAGTGACTGAAGCAAAATGTAGTGTTAGTTTATGTTTCTTAGATGCCTTGATgctttatttcatatgttttataCTTAATACAGTAGTTAACACTAACCCAAGCCAAATTATATTAGTAAGAGGAAACCAGTAGAGATCAGAAATTTTTACATAGGAAAATCTCTGACCGCAGCATCTGCAGCTCTTTACCTAGTTTAACGTTTGTAATGAGCCAAAAAAGTGAAACTACAATCATGGACATCTATAGCAAAGGAAAGTCGGATCAGAACTAAAACTGCAATGTCtattatgttatatattcagTTCATTTTACATACAGTATATTTAAGCCCTGTATTGTACATTTTACAAagtgtacatttttttaaattatttgattaaaataagGACAAACGCAACTCAAAGtttcaagaataaaacaaattcatttactttctttttaaaacaatttctccATAGGCAACACAGACTTGGCCTATACTAAGGCAATGCCTAATTTCACGAATGTGACAGAATTTACTCTCCTGGGGCTGACCTGTCGTCAGGAGCTACAGGTTCTCTATTTTGTGGTGTTCCTAGCGGTTTACATGACCACTCTGTTGGGAAATATTGGTATGATCATTCTGATTAGCATCAGTTCTCAGCTTCAGAGTCCCATGTACTTTTTCCTGAGTCATCTGTCTTTTGTGGACGTGTGTTTCTCCTCCAATGTtacccccaaaatgctggaaaaCTTATTATCAGAGATAAAAACCATTTCCTATGTGGGATGCTTGGTGCAGTGCTACTTTTTCATTGCCCTTGTCCACGTGGAGGTCTATATCTTGGCTGTGATGGCCTTTGATAGGTACATGGCCATCTGCAACCCTCTGCTTTATGGCAGTAAAATGTCCAGGACCGTGTGTGTTCAGCTCATCTCTGTGCCTTATGTCTATGGATTCTCTGTCAGCCTAATATGCACGCTATGGACTTATGGCTTATACTTCTGTGGAAACTTTGAAATCAATCACTTCTATTGTGCAGATCCCCCTCTCATCAAGATTGCCTGTGGGGGAGTGCACATCAAAGAAATCACAATGATTGTTATTGCTGGAATTAACTTCACATATTCCCTCTCAGTGATCCTCATCTCCTACACTCTCATTGTAGTAGCTGTGCTACGTATGCGCTCTGCCGATGGCAGGAGGAAGGcgttctccacctgtgggtcccATTTGATGGCTGTTTCTATGTTTTATGGGACCCTCATCTTCATGTATCTCCGGAGACCCACTGAGGAATCCGTAGAGCAGGGGAAAATTGTGGCTGTGTTTTACACCACAGTAATTCCTATGTTGAATCCCATGATCTACAGTCTGAGAAATAAGGATGTAAAAGAAGCAGTCAATAAAGCAGTCACCAAGACATACATGAGGCAGTAAAACTGTAGTGGATATTGTTGTCCCTATTATAAATAAGGTCCTATTATAAATGGTCACACGTAAAAGTCCTAGCTCAGAAAACAGTATCTAAAGGCAACTCTTTCACACACTAAGAGGTTCAATGTAACAGGGTGATGCTTTACCCCATGTATGGACTCTAATTACTAAGCATATTTTCTCCTATACGTGAGCCAATATTATGAAAGATGACACAATGTTCATTTACAATGTGCTTAAAATTGGGCCAAGTGTAGTCACTGGAGGAACTCACAAATgagtgtacatacatatatgttaagTTGGAAGTATGCTTGTTAGTGTTGGATGTTATTTTGCAGAGTActttacacatatacatattccTCAAACTAGATTTCATGTGAAGTACATAAATTCTCAGAAAAAAGtaaatacttcatttctttttcgtGGCCATAGAATATTGATGAACAGTTTACctaaaaagtgtttaaaattttgaaaatgtaattatatttagaattttaaagtagtgTCAGTATAATCCTGTTTGTCATCATTTCACATAATTTGATAGTTAATAATGTTTTGTTTCAATGGTTTGTTTTCTTATCCTAACTCTACTCCTTGATGGGTACTCATTTACACATTCTCTTATGTTAATAGGGTGAACTGTCCCTGACAAAAGATTTTCCTGCCCTAATCATAATGAAAAGATGAGCCAATATACATTTTCTGACACAAAATCTGAGCTTTGGCAATACCATATTAAATCATTGATTGATAATATGATTTGAAACTTTTCTTTGCTTCCAGCTCCTTTTCACTAACATTAAATTCTTTGACTTTGTATATAGCAACTTAAATCAAGCTTTTAATGTCTATAGTTGATAAACCAGATAAGAAGCACTGTTCAACTAAATTTTACGGGACCCTCATTCAAAGGTGATCAACAGAGTTCTAAATTGCATCCCATTTGGGCCTggttaaaaatctttaaaagctCATTGTTCGTCTAGATTGGTGCTTCTGTAGCTTACTTGTTCTACATTATACTCTTGTTAAAGACAACAGTGGAAATTTGTTTGCCCCaggtgactcttgctaagttAATTGCATAAAGGCAAGTGGGAGATAAAGGTGATTGCTGATGAGTGAGTTTATTTGGGATGTGATAATCCAACTACAAAGGTGTACAATTCAATTAGTATGTACAAGTTGACTCTGAGAAGTAAAATACAGTTGTGGTAATGCTTCTAGGAAGATGGACTAATTCAAACACAGAAAGCATTGTTATTCATGCAAATTTACCATGGTTCACTTTCCTAGTAACTTAGAATGGATCTGAGTAAAGGTAGATGGGATACATACTTTTTCATAAATTTACATTCTGAGAGCAAAGTATGATCTGTTTGTATTGAAAATTGTGTTAACACCATGTTTATGTTTCTAAACCAcctaaatttgctttaaaaagtcaGGATGAAGTACAAAATGCAGGGCTACTCAAGCAACAACTTGTTTTACAGAGATTGGCGTCACAACCTGACATTCTAAGGCCTTATTTTTTTTGTGGTCATTATGGCAGAGCTATTCCTCATTCTCCACtagttcatttttccttttagaaatataaaactgGCTATCCAGCTGCATGTCAGAGTTTTAATCTCTGCTTATCATCCTGATATACATTTGTgggggtttggggtttttttttttaacaacttaaacagcataaatttattatttcagaatTGCCACGGGTTATGACTGCAGGTAAAGATAAAATGGGCCTGCTGCTCAGGGTCTTCCCAGGCAGAAATCAATTTCTTGGTCAGGTCTGTGGTTCCACCTGAGACTCTGGGTCCTCTTTCCCGTTCATTCAATGTGgtttctgaatttagttcttGCAGTTATAGgactgatgttttatttttaaaataataactttagtttttattatatttgaggGGCTCATGTCTAactttgttacatgggtatattgtgtgatgctgagactTAGGATACAAatgatctcatcacccaggtagtgagcatggtaCAGAACAGTTAGTTTTCCAATCCTTGCCCCACTCTTTCCTCCCCACTCTaatagtctccagtgtctattgttcccatctatATATCCACAAGcatccaatgtttagctcccacttataagtgaaaatatgcggtatttggttttctgttccagcatCAATTTACCTAGGATTATGTCCTTCAGCTGCATTCATGTTACTACAAagcacatgatttcattcttttctaagaGTGtggagtattccatggtgtatatataccacattttcttggtGATACATAGTGTATATTTGCCACATCCAGTCGACTGTTGATGGACACCtcggttgattccatgtctttgctattgttaattgCTCTGTATTCAATTTACAAATGCATGTGTCCTTTTGGTAGAATCGATAACaacaggagacagacaaattcctaggctGACAGGGTTGGGTCCAGGTGAAACTCCACCTTCAAGCCCAGGACAGTCTAAAGCCTGAAAACCAAGCTGCTAGTTCCAGACAGAATCCACTGACAGAGGGAGAACTCCCATCCCCACCTCCTTACCCAAGCTCTCGATTGATTCTTTCTGAATGATGCCTTTTAACCAATCAAATGGTGTCTTTTCCAAGCCCACCAATAAAACAATCAGCATGCATTCCCCATTCTAAGCCCATAAAAAGCCCAGACTCTGCCTCACATAAGGCTACCCACTTTTGGATCCCCTCTCACTGTTGAGAGCGTTTTTTTCACTCAATAAATTTTACTGAGCCTTACTTACTCTCCAGTGTCCATGTACCTCATTCCTCCTGGTCTTGAGAGAAGAACTTGGAACTCACGGAACTGCAGGAacgaaagagctgtaacacttccTCTCACTCGCCAAACTATTGGAGTGAAGAAGCTGCTGGGCACCACTCCCTCCTGCTCACCAAACGACAGGAGTAAGAAAGCCGCAAcagaacaatttgttttcttttcgaTATATAcacagcaatgggattgctgggttgaatgtaGTTCTGTTTCAGGTTCTTGGAGAAATCTCCAAAGTGCTTTCTGCAGTGActgaactgatttacattcccaccaacagtgtataaatgttacCTTTTGCTGgaagcctcaccagcatctgttgtttttttggctttttaacaatagccattctgactggtgtgagatggtatcttattgtggttttgatttacacttCTAGGATGATTAGTGATGTATAGTGAttagagtattttttcatatgtttctttggtcacttgtatgtattttttagaaaagtgTCCATATCTTTTGattactttttaatggagttatttattttttgcttgttgaatcatttaagtttcttataaattctggatattagatctttgtcatagtttgtgaatattttctttcatcctgTAGGCTATCTGTTTCCTCTGTTGACAGTTTAtttggctgtgcagaaactcttcatTTAATTAGTCCCCActtgtgaatttttgttttgttgcagttGCTCATTTAGCAATTGCTAAATTGCTGAATGCATTTAGTcacaaattctttcccaaggcccatgtccagaatggtgtttcctaggttttcttctaggcttcTTACTTTTTGAGCACTTACGTTTAAACTTTAAttcatcttaagttaatttttgtatatggtgaaaagtaggggtgaggtttcattcttctgcatatgaattaGCCAGCAACATTTAATGAATAGGAGGTCATATTTTTTTTGACTTTCACAATtgtcagatggctgtaggtgtgcagctttatttctggattccctATTTTTTTCCAATGTTGTATATGTCCGTTTCTGTACCAGagccatgctcttttggttactgtagctatacagtatagtttgaagtcaggctaTGTGATACTTCTGgctttggtttttctcttttcttttctctttctttctttttttctttttttctcgctattcaggctctttttggttgcATAGGAAtttaagaatagttttttttctaattctgtgaagaatgacgttggtagtttaataggaatagtgCTGAGTCTGTAGATTTCTTtaggcagtatggctattttaataccaattctttcaatccatgagcatggactcTTTTTCCAACTGATTGTGTCAGTAtgacttctttcagcagtgtttagtTTTGTAGTTAttatagaaatctttcacctccttggttagatgtattcttacgtattctatttttttagtggctattgtaaatgggattatgttcttgatttagttctcagcttggatgttattgatatataaaaatgctgcttttttatgtttattttgtatcctggaactttactgaagtcatttatttgtttaaacaaCCTTTGGCAGAGTTTTTAGTGTTTACTAGGTATAGAATAATATTAGCagcaaagaaagattgtttgactttttcttttcctatttggatgcctttt contains these protein-coding regions:
- the LOC129489879 gene encoding olfactory receptor 5M9, encoding MPNFTNVTEFTLLGLTCRQELQVLYFVVFLAVYMTTLLGNIGMIILISISSQLQSPMYFFLSHLSFVDVCFSSNVTPKMLENLLSEIKTISYVGCLVQCYFFIALVHVEVYILAVMAFDRYMAICNPLLYGSKMSRTVCVQLISVPYVYGFSVSLICTLWTYGLYFCGNFEINHFYCADPPLIKIACGGVHIKEITMIVIAGINFTYSLSVILISYTLIVVAVLRMRSADGRRKAFSTCGSHLMAVSMFYGTLIFMYLRRPTEESVEQGKIVAVFYTTVIPMLNPMIYSLRNKDVKEAVNKAVTKTYMRQ